The Armatimonadota bacterium genomic interval GTCGGAGCTGCGCGCGCCGCCGGCGCAGATCGCCTCCGCCGCCGCGGGGTTGGGCGCGGTCAATGTCTTCCCCGAGCGCGACGGCGTCGTGCGCGGCGCGCCGATGGTAGTGGAGCACGCGGGTCAGCCTTTCCCCTCCCTGATGCTGCGAGTTGCCGCCGACCTTCTGGACGCGCCGAGCGAGCCGCGCTTCTCGTCCGGCGGGCGCGATCTACGCCTGCGAGACCGGTCGCTTCCCCTCAACCGTGCGCGCGAAATGCTTATCTCTTACGGGGGCGGCTATCGGCATTTCCCGGTGGTACGCTATGCCGACGTGCTGGAGGGCAAGGTACCGTTGGAGCTCTTCCGCAACCGGGTCGTCTTCGTCGGCTTCAGCGCCACGGGGCTGTCCGACACGCGACCGACGCCGCTGGCGCCGGCGTGCCCGGGGGTGGAGATCAACGCGCACGTCCTGCGTACCATCCTGAGCGGGGACTTCATCCGTCCGCTGGGGAGCCTCGGCAACGCCCTAGTGGCGCTGGGGATCGCGATCGCGCTGGGGCTGGCGCTGCCGCGCCTGCGCCCCGGGGGAGCCATGATCGCGGGGGCGGCGACGGGCCTGGGAGTGGTCGCGGTGAGCGCCTACCTGTTCCGGACGGCGGGGCTGTGGACGAATGCGGTAACCCCCGCGCTCACAGCAGCGATGGTTGGACTGGTGGTTGCCGCGCACGGCCACCGCGCGAGCGACCGGGAGAAGATTCGCCTGGAGTCGAGCCTCGGCGCCTTGGCGCTGGCGACGCGCATGATCGCCGCCAGCACCTCTCGCCGGCCGGTGCTGGACGCCGTCCGCGAGGAGATAACCCAGCTTGCAGGCGCGCGCCGGACCGACATCTACTTGCTCGACGCCGATGCCGACGAGCTGGTGCTGGTGGGCAGCGAGCGCACGGCGCGAGTGCCCCTGGGCGCGGGAGCGCTGGGGCGGGTGGGGCGCGAGGGGGTACCGCTGGTGGCGGATGCGAGCGGCGATCTCGTCCTCTCGCGCGAGGTGGCGCGGGCGGCGGACTTCATGGTGGGACCGGTTGCCTTGATCCCCCTGCGGCAGCACGACCGGGTGATGGGCGTCGTCCAGGTGGTGCGCGAGCCCAGCCGGGAGCCCTTCGGGGAGCGCGATCTGGAGTTGCTCAACGCGCTGTCGCAGGAGGCGGCGGTGGCGCTGGAAAACGTCGAGCTCTACGAGAAGCTCGAGGGCAAGATCGAGCTCGCCGACCGCGAGCTGGTGCGCGCTAACTCGCAGCTCCGCCTGGAGAAGGACCGGGTAGAGGCGCTGCTGGAGAACATGGCGGACGGGGTCATCATGACCGACATGCAGGGGCGCGTCCTCTATGTCAACCCGGCGGCGCAGCGCATGTTCAGAGTGGGCCGGCGCGAGGTCGAGGGGCAGCCCTTGGCGCGGCATTTCGCGATCGCGGGCCTGCAGGAGGTGATCGAGGCCGCGCGCGCCGAGCCCGGGCGTCTCGCGAGCGGGCAAGTGGTGATCGAGGAGCCGAAGCGGCTGGTGCTGAGCGCGAGCGCCGATGTCATCGCCGGCGACCAGGGGCGGTCGGTGGGAGTGGTGACGGTGCTCAGCGACGTCACCTTGCTGCAGGAGCTGTCGGACATGAAGACGGAGTTCGTGTCCCTGGTGTCGCACGAGCTGCGCACCCCCTTGACCTCCATCCAGGGGTTCGCGCAGACCTTGCGCGCCGACGCCGAGGGGCACTTCGACGCCGAGACGCGGGCGGAGTTCCTCGAGATCATCGAGACCGAATGCCACCGGCTGTTGAGCATGATCAACGAGCTGCTCGACGCCTCCCGCATCGAGGCGGGGCGGGCACTGCCCATGAACTGGGGGCGGGTGGACATGCCGGCGATGGTGGAGCGAATGGTGAAGCTGAACGCGGCCACCGCGGCTGAGCATAGTTTCGAGGTGGATTTCCCGCCCGCCTTCCCTGTCATCGACGCCGACGCCGACCGCATCGAGCAGGTCTTGACCAACATCATCTCCAACGCCATCAAGTACTCCCCCGGAGGTGGTCAGGTCCGCATCAGCGGCCGGCCGCAGGACGACGGCCGGGTGCTGATATCGGTGGCGGACGAGGGGCTGGGGATGACCGAGGCGCAGATGGGGCTGCTGTTCCAGCGCTATCAGCGCATCGAGAGCGATGCCTCCAAACGCATCCGCGGCACCGGCCTGGGGCTCTATCTCACCAAGGGGCTGGTGGAAGCTCACGGCGGGCGCGTCTGGGCGCGCAGCGACGGCCCGGGCAAGGGCTCGGAATTCTCGTTTGTGCTGCCCGTGAGCCGGGTAGGAGAAGAACCGGA includes:
- a CDS encoding CHASE2 domain-containing protein, with product MMPRSATHRSALAWAFGIGLAMAALSLRGALSGLEWRAYDLQLAARTSDDPQHDIIIVMVDDACLDPERLGPWPWPMSHHAQLVRRLTEGHPRAIVFDLLFFGQPRAGSEEFARALRAARNVYLAVCFVEGRRPLRVGRYGVRMSELRAPPAQIASAAAGLGAVNVFPERDGVVRGAPMVVEHAGQPFPSLMLRVAADLLDAPSEPRFSSGGRDLRLRDRSLPLNRAREMLISYGGGYRHFPVVRYADVLEGKVPLELFRNRVVFVGFSATGLSDTRPTPLAPACPGVEINAHVLRTILSGDFIRPLGSLGNALVALGIAIALGLALPRLRPGGAMIAGAATGLGVVAVSAYLFRTAGLWTNAVTPALTAAMVGLVVAAHGHRASDREKIRLESSLGALALATRMIAASTSRRPVLDAVREEITQLAGARRTDIYLLDADADELVLVGSERTARVPLGAGALGRVGREGVPLVADASGDLVLSREVARAADFMVGPVALIPLRQHDRVMGVVQVVREPSREPFGERDLELLNALSQEAAVALENVELYEKLEGKIELADRELVRANSQLRLEKDRVEALLENMADGVIMTDMQGRVLYVNPAAQRMFRVGRREVEGQPLARHFAIAGLQEVIEAARAEPGRLASGQVVIEEPKRLVLSASADVIAGDQGRSVGVVTVLSDVTLLQELSDMKTEFVSLVSHELRTPLTSIQGFAQTLRADAEGHFDAETRAEFLEIIETECHRLLSMINELLDASRIEAGRALPMNWGRVDMPAMVERMVKLNAATAAEHSFEVDFPPAFPVIDADADRIEQVLTNIISNAIKYSPGGGQVRISGRPQDDGRVLISVADEGLGMTEAQMGLLFQRYQRIESDASKRIRGTGLGLYLTKGLVEAHGGRVWARSDGPGKGSEFSFVLPVSRVGEEPEGVAPSPGGD